CAGTGGCAATGGTTTCCCGGATGTTCTTTTCAATGAGATCCAGCGCAGCATCCCAGCTAATCGGCTGAAATTTCCCCTCGCCTTTTTCCCCTATGCGTAGCAGCGGTTTTGTCAACCGTAACGGGTGATAGACCCATTTGGTGCGGCTAATTCCCCGCAAGCAGCATTTCACATTGAAGCCTTTCGTCGCTTCAATTTTCATTAAGCGGTCTTTCCAGACATACGCCGTCAGGTTGCAGTGCAAACACTCCATTGCGCAGGTCGAGCGAAACGTCTGGTAATCCGTTTGCTTAAGACGAACCCGGGGCAACGGTGAACCGTTGGCCTGCCGCAGCGTCAGAAACGTTGGCACCAGTGACGACAACCCCACTACGCCGAGCCCTTTTAGCAGGGTTCTTCTTTTTAAATGAATATTGCTCAATGCGTCCATGTTCTTGCCTCTAAAAAAAGTTCATTATTAGTTAACCCAGGTTAACCAGTAATTAACTTGAGAGAGGTCAAGATCATCCCATTTAGGCGTAACGGCCTTTTTGAATTGCGAAGACAGTCAGGATTTCTGTCGCAATGGTATAATCGTGAAGAATTAATCAAGAGAACGCATATGGCTGAAACATCACAAGGGGTCAATTCGGTTGATATCGCCGTCAACATTCTGACGTTTATTGCCAGTCAAAACGGTCAGGCGCGGGCCATCGATATCGCCGCTGGATGCAACCTGTCCAAGAGTCGTTTACACAAGTATCTGGTTTCACTCTGTCGAACCGGTATGTTGGGGCAAAACGAAAAAGGACTCTATTGTCTTGGATCGACACTTTTTCAGATGGCGGGCAATCCAACGGCTGCACGCGATCCGGTAAGTGAACTCAATACGGCGCTGATCGCATTTCGCGATACCTTTAACCACTCTACCGGCGTGGTGGTGGCGATGGGTGACGGATTAGTGCTGAAACACTACCATCGCAGCTTCCGTAATGTGGATATCGATTTTCTGCCCAATACCCCCGTTCCGCTGCACGCCAGTTCAGCAGGTCAGGTGTTCATGAGTTATTCCGACTATCAGCCGCAGAATCAGGCACAGAAACAATTGATTGCGCAGATACAGTCTCAGGGCTATGCGGTACGCTACAATCCAACGCAGGGGATCCCTGGCGCACAGTCGATTGCCTGTCCGCTACGGAATGGGAAAGGAGATCTGGTGGCGATTGCCGTAACGATGGGATTCTTCAGTACAGATGTTATCCCGCAGATTGCCGGACAGCTAGTGAGAAGCGTCGCGGCGCTTCATCCGCAGGATTAAGTTTCCCCCGGCGCGGATGGCCGGAGGAAATCGCGGTTACGGGCGATATACCTTCACATTTTCAAAGCCCTGCTCGCGCAGATACAGCGCTTGTAATCGGCTCATCACGCCGCGCTCGCACCACAGCAGCCAGGTTTTATTCTGGTCGAGATCGCCGAATTGCGTGCTCAGCTTGTAGAACGGCAGTGAAACCACCTCCACGCCTTCCACCTTCAGCGGCTTATCATCCTGCTCGTCGATAGCGCGGATATCCAGAATCACGTCGTTCGGACCAAAACCACTGACGGTTTCGACTTCCACCACGTCCTGCTGCGTTTGCTGCGCAATTTCGCGAATATCCACATTGCTTGCTTCTTCAACCACCTTCTCGAGGATGCTGAAGTCAAAGTTCTCTTCTTCTGCTTCAATCTTCGCCTTGATGGCTTTCACCGTCGGGCTTTTTGAAATCACGCCGCAGTATTCCGGCATGGTGCGGGCAAAGTCTTCAGTCCCAATCTGGCGCGCCAGATTGATGATGTGCTCTTTATCGTAAGAAATCAGCGGACGCAGGATCAGCGTATCGGAGACGTTATCGATCAGACGCAGATTGGTCAGCGTCTGGCTGGAAACCTGGCCCAGCGCTTCGCCGGTGACCAGCGCCTGCACGCCATAACGCTCCGCCACTTTCGACGCCGCACGAACCATCATACGTTTGAGCACCACACCCATCTGACCGTCATCGACTTTCTCGAGGATCTCGCCGACCACTGGCTCAAAATTGATGGCGACAAAGCGCACGCGATGCGAGCTGCCGAAGCGGTTCCACAGATAGTGCGCCACTTGACGAACGCCGATTTCATGCGCCGCACCGCCGAGATTAAAGAAGCAGTAGTGAACGCGGCAGCCGCGACGCATCAGCATATAGCTGGAAACCCCGGAGTCGAAACCGCCGGAGATCAGCGAGAGTACATCTTCCTGAGTACCGATCGGGAAACCACCGATCCCTTCGTAACGCCCTTTAATGAGCAGCAGACGATCATCTTCCACTTCCAGATGAACAGTCACATCCGGGTTGGTCAGCTTCACGCGCGCCGATTCAATGTGCTGGTTTAAACCGCCGCCCACGTAACGTTCCACGTCGATAGAGCTAAACTCGTGTTTACCGCGACGTTTAACGCGCACGCAGAAGGTCTTACCTTCCAGCCGATCGCGGTATTGCGCCAGCGCCTTCTCGAAAATATCGTGCATGTCGGTAAACGGCACGTCTTCGACTTCGAGAATGTGGTGAATCCCTGGGATGCGGGTCAGCGCGTCGCGGATCGCCAGACGCTGGTTTTCATCTTTCGCGCGAACTTCGATGTTATCCCAGTGGCGGACAACGGCGAGGGTCTCATCATAGTGCTTTAAAACGTTACGAATGTTCCCGGTCAGCATTTTTATAAAGCGCAAACGCACAGATTGGCTTTTGATGGTAATTTCCGGGAACAATTTAATGATAAACTTCATGGCGGCAATGGTTCTTTAGCAAGCCAGTTACGGCTTGTATTGGAGAAATAGTACAGCAACCCCGTTAAGCGGCTGCATCCAGGCGCGGAAGTATACCACTATCATACGATTCCTGTGCACATTGCGCGTTATACCCTCAATAATTCGCGGGCAGCCAACGTACAGGCAGCCCGAAGTATGATGGGTAAGTTTGATAATTGCTCTGAGTCCGTTACCATATCAGGGCTGAAAATACTGAGAGTCAGACATTTATTATGGCGAAGAAAAATGAGGCGCCGGTCAGCTTTGAAACGTCGCTGAACGAGCTGGAGCAAATTGTAACGCGTCTGGAAAGTGGCGATCTGCCGCTGGAAGAGGCGCTGAATGAATTCGAACGTGGCGTGCAACTGGCACGTCAGGGTCAGGTAAAATTGCAACAGGCGGAACAGCGTGTGCAAATCCTGCTGTCTGACAATGAAGACGCATCTCCTACGCCTTTTACAGCGGATAACGAGTAAATGGATTTTTCGCAGCAGCTTCAGGCCTGC
The DNA window shown above is from Citrobacter farmeri and carries:
- a CDS encoding IclR family transcriptional regulator, which codes for MAETSQGVNSVDIAVNILTFIASQNGQARAIDIAAGCNLSKSRLHKYLVSLCRTGMLGQNEKGLYCLGSTLFQMAGNPTAARDPVSELNTALIAFRDTFNHSTGVVVAMGDGLVLKHYHRSFRNVDIDFLPNTPVPLHASSAGQVFMSYSDYQPQNQAQKQLIAQIQSQGYAVRYNPTQGIPGAQSIACPLRNGKGDLVAIAVTMGFFSTDVIPQIAGQLVRSVAALHPQD
- the thiI gene encoding tRNA uracil 4-sulfurtransferase ThiI, which encodes MKFIIKLFPEITIKSQSVRLRFIKMLTGNIRNVLKHYDETLAVVRHWDNIEVRAKDENQRLAIRDALTRIPGIHHILEVEDVPFTDMHDIFEKALAQYRDRLEGKTFCVRVKRRGKHEFSSIDVERYVGGGLNQHIESARVKLTNPDVTVHLEVEDDRLLLIKGRYEGIGGFPIGTQEDVLSLISGGFDSGVSSYMLMRRGCRVHYCFFNLGGAAHEIGVRQVAHYLWNRFGSSHRVRFVAINFEPVVGEILEKVDDGQMGVVLKRMMVRAASKVAERYGVQALVTGEALGQVSSQTLTNLRLIDNVSDTLILRPLISYDKEHIINLARQIGTEDFARTMPEYCGVISKSPTVKAIKAKIEAEEENFDFSILEKVVEEASNVDIREIAQQTQQDVVEVETVSGFGPNDVILDIRAIDEQDDKPLKVEGVEVVSLPFYKLSTQFGDLDQNKTWLLWCERGVMSRLQALYLREQGFENVKVYRP
- the xseB gene encoding exodeoxyribonuclease VII small subunit, coding for MAKKNEAPVSFETSLNELEQIVTRLESGDLPLEEALNEFERGVQLARQGQVKLQQAEQRVQILLSDNEDASPTPFTADNE